Proteins from a genomic interval of Trifolium pratense cultivar HEN17-A07 linkage group LG6, ARS_RC_1.1, whole genome shotgun sequence:
- the LOC123891540 gene encoding probable protein phosphatase 2C 38, translating into MTISCWKPTVEGDDGDVKGKIDGLLWYKDLGNHLYGEFSMAVIQANSSLEDRSQLESGPLSSDYLGPQGTFFGVYDGHGGTAAAQFVNDNLFSNFKSFAAEDQGVSEKVIRRAFSATDDGFLSLVKKQWLTKPQIASAGTCCLAGIICNGMLYIANAGDSRAVLGRGRRGTRETLAVQLSVEHNVNIETERDDVRSKHPYDSQIVVMKHSVWRVKGIIQVSRSIGDAYLKKAEFNREPLPLKFRLPETFFKPILSSEPSISVHKIQPEDQFLILASDGLWEHLSNQTAVNIVSNSPRNGIARRLVKAAMREAAKKREIRFSDLQKIEQGVRRHFHDDITVIVVYLNPKLIDNTSQCISPLSIKDRRHVNS; encoded by the exons ATGACTATATCTTGCTGGAAACCAACTGTGGAGGGTGATGATGGAGATGTGAAAGGGAAAATTGATGGATTGTTATGGTATAAGGATTTGGGGAACCATCTTTATGGTGAATTTTCAATGGCTGTAATTCAAGCTAATAGTTCATTGGAGGATCGTAGCCAACTTGAATCTGGACCTTTGAGTTCTGATTATTTGGGTCCTCAAGGAACCTTTTTTGGTGTATATGATGGTCATGGTGGAACTGCAGCTGCTCAGTTTGTCAATGATAATCTATTCTCCAATTTCAAGA GTTTTGCAGCTGAAGATCAAGGTGTTTCGGAAAAGGTTATAAGAAGGGCATTTTCTGCAACAGATGATGGTTTTCTGTCTCTTGTAAAGAAGCAGTGGCTAACCAAGCCACAGATAGCATCCGCTGGGACATGTTGTTTGGCGGGGATAATTTGCAACGGTATGTTGTATATTGCAAATGCTGGAGATTCAAGAGCGGTGTTAGGAAGAGGGAGGAGGGGAACAAGAGAAACATTAGCTGTTCAGTTATCTGTAGAACACAATGTGAACATAGAAACTGAGAGAGACGATGTTCGGTCAAAGCACCCCTATGATTCACAGATTGTGGTTATGAAACACTCAGTTTGGCGTGTGAAAGGCATCATACAG GTTTCAAGATCCATAGGTGATGCATATCTAAAGAAAGCAGAATTTAACCGGGAGCCGCTGCCGCTTAAGTTCAGACTACCTGAAACCTTTTTCAAGCCAATTCTCAGTAGCGAGCCATCGATATCAGTTCATAAAATCCAACCTGAAGATCAATTTCTCATCTTAGCTTCTGATGGTTTATGGGAGCATCTTAGCAACCAAACAGCTGTCAATATCGTTAGCAATAGTCCGCGCAAT GGAATAGCGAGGAGACTAGTGAAAGCAGCAATGAGAGAAGCAGctaagaagagagaaataagattCTCAGACCTTCAAAAGATTGAACAAGGAGTGAGGAGACATTTCCATGATGATATTACAGTAATTGTTGTATATCTAAATCCTAAACTGATTGATAATACCTCCCAATGTATTTCACCTCTTTCGATCAAAGACCGTAGGCATGTCAATTCGTAG
- the LOC123893207 gene encoding dirigent protein 17-like isoform X3, with protein sequence MEEDKEIKQESNASATGVYEIPGEPAVVINGVPEIVTGSGNGSGTDPSIDALNIHETRENMGLGEWFVGRDVQKSFMGRYYSGKVTMYDKQNGWYHVVYEDGDNEDLDWPELKEVLRPLDVKIDLKTLAQKVIRKSKKTIPKSEKKSAGSQNPQKKTKGS encoded by the exons ATGGAAGAAGACAAAGAAATTAAGCAGGAATCGAATGCTTCTGCAACCGGGGTTTATGAGATACCTG GTGAACCTGCTGTTGTGATCAATGGGGTGCCTGAAATAGTTACCGGTAGTGGTAACGGTAGCGGTACCGACCCTTCCATTGATGCTTTGAACATTCATGAAACGCGTGAGAATATGGGTTTGGGTGAATGGTTTGTAGGGAGGGATGTTCAAAAGTCGTTCATGGGACGTTATTACTCTGGTAAAGTAACTATGTATGACAAACAAAATGGGTGGTACCATGTTGTATATGAAGATGGTGACAATGAAGATCTTGATTGGCCGGAGTTGAAGGAAGTTCTTCGTCCTTTGGATGTTAAAATTGATCTGAAGACATTGGCGCAGAAGGTTATTCGGAAAAGTAAGAAAACTATTCCTAAATCTGAGAAGAAAAGTGCTGGTTCACAAAATCcccaaaagaaaacaaaaggaaGCTAG
- the LOC123893207 gene encoding dirigent protein 17-like isoform X1, with amino-acid sequence MEEDKEIKQESNASATGVYEIPGEPAVVINDKEIKQESNPSATGVYEIPGEPAVVINGVPEIVTGSGNGSGTDPSIDALNIHETRENMGLGEWFVGRDVQKSFMGRYYSGKVTMYDKQNGWYHVVYEDGDNEDLDWPELKEVLRPLDVKIDLKTLAQKVIRKSKKTIPKSEKKSAGSQNPQKKTKGS; translated from the coding sequence ATGGAAGAAGACAAAGAAATTAAGCAGGAATCGAATGCTTCTGCAACCGGGGTTTATGAGATACCTGGTGAGCCTGCTGTTGTGATCAATGACAAAGAAATTAAGCAGGAATCGAATCCTTCTGCAACCGGGGTTTATGAGATACCTGGTGAACCTGCTGTTGTGATCAATGGGGTGCCTGAAATAGTTACCGGTAGTGGTAACGGTAGCGGTACCGACCCTTCCATTGATGCTTTGAACATTCATGAAACGCGTGAGAATATGGGTTTGGGTGAATGGTTTGTAGGGAGGGATGTTCAAAAGTCGTTCATGGGACGTTATTACTCTGGTAAAGTAACTATGTATGACAAACAAAATGGGTGGTACCATGTTGTATATGAAGATGGTGACAATGAAGATCTTGATTGGCCGGAGTTGAAGGAAGTTCTTCGTCCTTTGGATGTTAAAATTGATCTGAAGACATTGGCGCAGAAGGTTATTCGGAAAAGTAAGAAAACTATTCCTAAATCTGAGAAGAAAAGTGCTGGTTCACAAAATCcccaaaagaaaacaaaaggaaGCTAG
- the LOC123893207 gene encoding dirigent protein 17-like isoform X2 → MEEDKEIKQESNASATGVYEIPGEPAVVINDKEIKQESNPSATGVYEIPGEPAVVINGVPEIVTGSGNGSGTDPSIDALNIHETRENMGLGEWFVGRDVQKSFMGRYYSGKVTMYDKQNGWYHVVYEDGDNEDLDWPELKEVLRPLDVKIDLKTLAQKVIRKNIDIKYKARN, encoded by the exons ATGGAAGAAGACAAAGAAATTAAGCAGGAATCGAATGCTTCTGCAACCGGGGTTTATGAGATACCTGGTGAGCCTGCTGTTGTGATCAATGACAAAGAAATTAAGCAGGAATCGAATCCTTCTGCAACCGGGGTTTATGAGATACCTGGTGAACCTGCTGTTGTGATCAATGGGGTGCCTGAAATAGTTACCGGTAGTGGTAACGGTAGCGGTACCGACCCTTCCATTGATGCTTTGAACATTCATGAAACGCGTGAGAATATGGGTTTGGGTGAATGGTTTGTAGGGAGGGATGTTCAAAAGTCGTTCATGGGACGTTATTACTCTGGTAAAGTAACTATGTATGACAAACAAAATGGGTGGTACCATGTTGTATATGAAGATGGTGACAATGAAGATCTTGATTGGCCGGAGTTGAAGGAAGTTCTTCGTCCTTTGGATGTTAAAATTGATCTGAAGACATTGGCGCAGAAGGTTATTCGGAAAA ATATAGATATCAAATATAAAGCAAGGAATTGA
- the LOC123892703 gene encoding protein ALUMINUM SENSITIVE 3 translates to MESILLKTLSIHNHTLQQQVPFVGMDWSWLIEFLKGMVKPVCATAVVFLAVGLSFSQKLGLEVEMIIAILRAFVQLSIIGFVLQFIFNQESSGWILLAYLFMVSIAGYTAGQRAKQVPRGKYVAGASILTGTAITMFVLVALSVFPFTPRYIIPVAGMMVGNSMTVTGVTMKRLRDDIKAQINLVETALALGATPRQATHQQVKRALIIALSPVVDNTKTVGLISLPGAMTGLIMGGASPLEAIQLQIVVMNMMIGAATISSIMVTYLCWPAFFTKAYQLETKVFST, encoded by the exons ATGGAATCAATTTTACTCAAAACCTTGTCAATCCATAACCACACATTACAGCAGCAGGTCCCTTTTGTAGGCATGGATTGGTCATGGTTGATTGAGTTTCTTAAAGGTATGGTGAAACCAGTTTGTGCCACTGCTGTTGTGTTTCTTGCAGTTGGCTTGTCCTTCTCACAGAAACTTGGTCTTGAAGTGGAGATGATTATTGCTATTCTTAGAGCTTTTGTTCAACTCTCCATCATTGGCTTTGTTTTGCAGTTCATATTCAACCAAGAAAGTTCTGGATGGATCCTCTTAGCATACCTTTTCATG GTGTCTATTGCTGGTTATACTGCTGGTCAGCGTGCGAAACAAGTACCTCGAGGAAAATATGTAGCTGGGGCTTCAATTCTAACCGGAACTGCAATAACCATGTTTGTGCTAGTGGCACTCAGTGTCTTCCCTTTCACTCCAAGATATATAATCCCTGTCGCCGGCATGATGGTCGGGAACTCCATGACAGTAACCGGAGTTACCATGAAAAGACTCCGCGATGACATCAAAGCACAAATCAACTTG GTTGAAACAGCATTGGCTCTTGGTGCAACCCCAAGACAAGCAACACATCAACAAGTGAAAAGGGCACTAATTATAGCACTTTCTCCTGTAGTGGATAACACCAAAACAGTAGGTCTAATATCTCTTCCAGGGGCAATGACTGGTCTTATTATGGGAGGGGCATCACCCTTAGAAGCAATTCAGCTACAAATTGTGGTAATGAATATGATGATAGGAGCTGCAACTATTAGTAGTATAATGGTTACATACTTATGTTGGCCAGCATTTTTCACTAAGGCATACCAATTGGAAACTAAAGTCTTTTCAACTTGA